The nucleotide window ttattactatatttcagtttaatactagttataaaattttttttaaaatgaattttaatgttttgaaatatgaaaatgttttccttcttagtgtggaaatttctaaaacaagggGCAGGACAAATACCAACATCACATTCACAACAATAATATCGTGATTCCTTTCTTATATGGTTTCCATAATAACAACACATCTTGTAGgtgcaatttttattctgtatcgggAATATACGACAGGGGAATGTCATTCTCAGAGTATGAGAGAATTATCTCCTACAGAGAGCCTacaatttttgggagtgactttgatgaatttcaatattttgttcaaTAAGGGGCTTCTCTGAATTGAAAAAGAGTGTACTGGActgtaaggtttaaaaaaaatgtattaaaattgtagctccagctttttaatgtttttagtgaatggagtcatatataatttataattttctgtttaaaagaccATTAGTTGGTTGCTTTAAACTGTCTGCCCtaggtttgattttgtttcatgtgAAGCAACTAAAGTACGTCTGGGCACAGTCATGGTAATGTTCTCTGATAGTTTTGATGTCCattgtacataaatttctgtGGTATAAATAATTGAGCTGCTTGTGTGTGGCTGATTATCACCTTTATTTCAGTGGTAATATCATGTTTATGTAACACTTGTGTATATTTGTTGTGTGAAATATTGCAAAACCTcttcttctctttcattcttGAGAATGACTAGTGCCGTTTTTATTAGTGATGTGTCTAATGTCAGGTCTCACATTAATCATTcacttgacaatattttatatatatatacactataattcagttcttaaatattcaggtaaaaaaaaagttacacacaaataaatataaataaaaatttcaatatatgaaatgttttacagttttcagcgactttgttgtttttattataaatacttcaattttaactttttatttattgtttttatttttgaagataatggaTGTACCTGTAAAGAATATCTACGTGTATGAAGCATTCCCCTCTAACAGTATCAAACTAGAAACTGAAGATGATACCACAAAGGAaactttattgttgattttaccACATCACCCTATTGAAGATGATATTACACCTGTTTGTGTaagtataaattgatttattttttgcttttttttgtgtCATATGGAAAGATCATCAGCCATTGaactataacattaaattattgattttgtgtttCAGGAAAGTGAATCTTTGCAAGTGAAAGAGGAGCCGATCAATAATGGGTGTGATAATATTGATGAAGTGACAGATCCTCTTGTGAGTGAAGGGACCAACCTAATTAAATTAGAAGATCATAAAATCAAACATGAAGCAGTAAGTTAGTTTTACTCGCCCTTTCAGAGTGTATTTAGTGGAGTAGTTATGTGAGTGAAACTTTATGTAAGCACTTAAtgttgatgttttaatttgacttcattgcatttttttaccatgttttggtttattctttAGTAATACATGAACTTTCAAGTACGAGGATCATTACAGTTCTGATGTTTTACTAGACTGATTGATATGTACTGCCACATTGACCAAAAAGATACTGTTCTTTACTACAATAATGTGCGAGTACACATGTCTCTGATAGTAGTTCCAAAACTCAATGATAATTTACACTTTGACAAAGTCATCTGGAAGCATGTGCTGTATCCACCTGACTTGGCTTCAATTAATTACTTCCTCCTCCCAAATCTGAAAAATGGCTCATTGgacaaagatttatttctaatgatgcaaaggtgagagaactgcttatttcgcagagctggacaaatcacatcatactgataatataaaaaaagttggaaaatctgggtaaatgaaacaaattgcaagagaattaagttgaaagttaaaaaaaaattcttcaaaaccttcctgaacaaccgccatatttgttttaaattgacttataaaattaattttctcagatttaaatttgtgattaatgtgtttgctattttgttattttttgcaacatacactttgagaaaataaagtgtataatatatatataaataacaattgtaatattgtattaatagtaaattcatataaaaataaaattaaatcagttttgttcttttttggcctaattttgtcataattggatttttctaaaatttttagcaagatagattttaatggtatttactaccaaaaatatttatttttaggatatgtgatttgtatataagtggtattattactaagttccagtcagaataaaataaaaaaaaacatttattggaaattaattagtttgtaatatgatttctttaccttttttttaaaggaatctgagatcttattGAATGATGTTTCACCACTggttaatcttaatatgaaaagcaatgaacttcgaataaaagattttcacacagtgaagacaaaagatgggatggtattttatccatgtcgtgtaagtattagctattggctattgtaacaaacatgatttgtctcttgttaatttcattactgtgtatatatttcaatgtgttagtttttaaaaaaatgtttgtaatgtatttagttcattttaactaatatcgatttattgagatgtttgtgaatgataaatggtcaatgtgtgagagcaaagtgtgtttttgaaattcattgatgactgaagtatgtgaattttaacctgttgatggagttgacattttagtaggctttgggtgatttgttgttaattgtattcagtgttcatgtttcaatatttatcaggtaGGCAGTTTAAAGTGGACCTGGCACAGACTAAACATGGTTagacataaaatctgtaaatgaaaagaaaaaaatataaaatctaattttgtgattacattaggaagacttaacatatctaccatattttgacaaaagatatccgaagtgatcaccctgcacagctgatgcatcaatgctaaagtaatcatattgagagtcacctgatgcaaactgttgtcaatgacttcagttatttattgtgaacttttgccttcagttattgatagtgtaggacttgcaactagacaaatcgtGGTGACAACGAAACCACTGTTCTCGAAAAttattgcactgaagcatgaatagtttacaacaaACAATAATAGATTAGAGCAGTAATATACACCTCCAATAATAGTGCTAATAGGAGCAGTGTAAAAGGTAACACTCAAATGCCTGTAGTTAAGCTCTCTCAGTTTGatttttaagtttcttgccctgtgtggaaatatatatatatatattagtgtttcttgcatgcgcaccacttcattagatttatttacaattttttttaaatgtttttaatatattgttataagagGACGCgaatttagaagaattaaaaaaattatatatttttattttgtttattataaaattatacattataaatcatgttttccagtttgaccatatatatatgatatcatatatatatatatatatgttgtattttgttaataacaaattcaacttgaacaacccaagtacaaaattataaagtaaatgaaatgacacttaccttattttttattccaaaagcacctttgcaggatcctgcatcatcagctgtatataatatatttatataaaattacatatcaaacataataaaaaattaaaatattgtaaatagttaattttaatattaaaatttccatgtagtgaaaatatcaagaaatttaatttaaataatactaggtaaAGTTTAGACATTTTCCagagattttaaacatataaatacaaaagattccaacttgatcaactttcagacagaatatgaagatgacacttaaaaaagcagcaacagatggcagcacatttttagattaaaaaaagaaataatcataatttttataaatagtgtgatttaaatccactcagtaatgtaaattggctttccaggttacatatcataaatttattctatttattttatttttaaatttaatttgttatttacagtagaagtagttatttaatttaactgacttcatatgtttttttatatatgattgtagttttaattttttattatgtttgatatgtaattttatttaattgtattatatacaaCTGATATTAAGGATCCCGCAAAAaggcttttggaataaaaaataaaatgttgtttcatttactttgtaattctttacttgggttgttcaagttttttttttattataaaaatacaatatattggtacagaagaATATGGCGTTTTACTATAATCTACGGAGTGTCCAGTCTAAAAGTACAGCTTAaaattaagagaaccagttaacataacttggcaactttttttaaaataaacatcaactctcgcaatgttttaatgtaaatttgtctaCTTCAGTGTATGCACCTTTTGTTGCTCTTCAGATGCCTGGAAAATAATCTAACTCCTGCCAAGAGCATCAGCTTTATTATTAGACCtacaccttcaattttttttattttaaatcgtccaaatctcaaactttcttttgttacaacttttaatgaaatttcaagcaaaaaagtTAGAGGAGTGATATCTGAGAGATCTAGCTGGCCATGCAGTCCGTACTTCATCAGATCTTACATCTGGGCAAGTGTTGTTCAggaacatggtaacatctcaatATAATTGTGGTGGAGCACcattttgttggaaatgaatCCGGCAGGATCTGAGGAACCGGAAAATTCTGAGACAGGTCGATGTAAATCTGCCCTgtcacagtgggctccatgaaaatAATCAGTCTGATTACaccatttttgtttcatcataactAGACATTGCTTATGGTAATGTTGTGAACAGTAGAAAGAGATATTTGCAGTCCATAACTGGGTCGCCTAATAAAGTTAATGGGACGGGCAGTGAATGCG belongs to Lycorma delicatula isolate Av1 chromosome 1, ASM4794821v1, whole genome shotgun sequence and includes:
- the LOC142317461 gene encoding uncharacterized protein LOC142317461, with the protein product MDVPVKNIYVYEAFPSNSIKLETEDDTTKETLLLILPHHPIEDDITPVCESESLQVKEEPINNGCDNIDEVTDPLVSEGTNLIKLEDHKIKHEAESEILLNDVSPLVNLNMKSNELRIKDFHTVKTKDGMVFYPCRFVQAVKHMYMIETPLTKACTEWFLWDPHLDGLQSHWSQLVCTSYAYSTDY